agaaagaaaatacatGCCCTCGAAGCTATGTGACCGGGAGTAAAAATTTTCTAAACTAGAATGCAATATGTTTCaagttaaaattgtaaaaaaatcatgtttatgtGTTTTAAAACAGACTCCGTTAGATAAAAATTCAGGTGGCAAATAACTGGATCAAAATACATACACTTCTTTGTGTGCTTTTCATAACTATATGAAAATGAccggtatatatatatttacgagCAGGTATAAAGCAGATTATAATTCTTAAGATTATGTGCAAGGTCTATCATATTTGCAAGGGCTCGCCGAAATATTTACACAGGTAATctcttttgtgttttgacacAGTTCCTACATTTAAAGTGTAATTTGTGAACCTCGGCGTCGtgaatataccttttcgtaacatgtctaTTACTATGACTGAGCGAACTGCTTGAAGAAACATAACGAACAAATGAACCAGGATTATTAGATATATAAATTGTCTAAATATCTTAATGAGCTATAGTCTTAATAGATAAGCCGAAGAATAACAAACATCTACATCTATACTTTTACACTAATTTTTGCTCAGCAAAAAAAGGTTAGTAAATTAATATTTGCTGTCACAATATACTCTACTCAGTCAAATCATTATCACAAAACCTGGTGATTTAGGCTATCTTGTGTATAATGAATGTTTTGAACACTAATAACTAATAATAATTACTAATTGAATAATATTTCGTTTTAAAACAAGCATTTAATTGTCAGAGATATCTGGgaagttttcaatttaaataggGGGCTATTGATAAATTAGGGTATATCCATCTTAACATTAATGGGACATTTAAGTGTGATTGACTAATGAAGTGGGGAACGAAGTCTTAACCTAATGTCGATTTGGCTACCAATGTAACTTATTGATTGGGCGGGAGAAAGTAGTGGGTGTTTTAGTATAGAGTAgagaaaagtttgaaaaaaaacacgacTGAAATCTATTAAGTAATTTAAGTTTTAAACTTTAGATATTAGTCTACGCGCCCTTATTAGTTCATCGAAGTTTCACACATCAAACTTGTTCGTCCACTAGAATATTATTTAGTTctttttccgtttttttttgtagaccTTTGTTTGAACAAGTGGGATGCTGAAACTGATGTATGAACATTATTTCTTGatgatttttcatattgttgACAATAATTGtgtctataaaataaaactggTAGCagtctttgttgttttttaatatagaataaGAAACAATTGTTCGAATTAGCGTTGCGAGTGAGACTATGTTATGTATAATACTAATAGTTGTATATAATTACTATATTATTATATACCATAAACGATATCCTTAGAATATTAAAGGTCATCATGATATTTCTGATATGAAGGAAGAAAGTATTCTTCTGGATTATTAAATTTGATGCCAACATTATTAGCAAACATTTTATCTGAATCTGGACTTCCTTCTTGACCATTTGCGTCACCAACATATACTGCATCGAACTTTTCAATTGAACTGAATTGGTTTAAAGAACGTCTGTAATATTCCCACATTCCAACATCCGGTTTTCGGTATTTGTTATCTTGTGTAGCAGCTAAAGCATACATTGGTACTCCAATCTTAGAAATTATGTTCTCTAtttttgtcatccattcttctTTATTTTGCAAACCTAACCCAATTTCTTTCTGGTTACTCATAATAACATTGTTGATACCCTCGATTCGATTCTTGAACAGTCGATCGGTTATTTCAGGAAACTTTAACTCCCAGTCATTTTTATCTATAGGGAAGTCGTTTCCAGATTTCGTTGTAATCAGAGTTCCGTCTAAATCAAATGCTGCAAGATTCAAACTAGATTTGAGGCCTTTGGATTCGTAATATAAAAGTCCATCCGTTTTTTCTGTCCACCATCCACTCAGACGGTTCAGCGGAGGGTATTGTCGTGATCGTCTAGTTCCATCAGCAGAATACACATCTTCAAGTAAGTATCCGGCAAGTTCATGATACCAATCTATTCCGGGATTACTTTTTAATGATCCAGTTCGTACATAAAAAGATGATTTTCCATAGTTTGTAGACACAATTTTCTTTGTTGAAACATAGTTTTTAAGTGGTAAATTTAGTTCTGGTTCCGAAAAAATCAGTTCTCTAGCATCgttgttcatatattttagaATTGAACATATTTCCTCCTCACAATtaagtttaaaacattttttggaaCCAGGATTATTTCCTTTATCTCCGTTATAATAACCAACAGATTTCCACAGATCATTAGGATTCACATTTTCAAATGCCCTACACCATACTATAAAAACATAAGATGATTCTTTATGATTTGGTTCAGATTCTACATTAATAGAGGGAGTTTCTTCACGGTTAAACTTTGGGAAGCCTTCTGTAGAACATTTATTATAGTCAATATTCAAGTTAAGTGTTACTTCAATGACTTTATCTGCAATATCCCTTACATTCGAATAATCATTGCAAACAAGTGACCACCGGTAAATAATAGCAGAAGTTGACTTTCCCGTTGATATCCATTCGCTCAAGACTTTAGTGTCTTTACAGGTCGTGTATGATTGGACAGCACTAATATCCGGGTCATCCAGTTTAGTCGATTCAACTTGAATTGATAAGTCTTGACGTATCGCAACTTTAACGTACTTTAAATACTGAAATTTGAGCATATCCGCAAGTTTTTCACCCAATGCATAGAGGGTTGCAGCAGGGTTTCCATCGGTTTGTGTGGCAAACGCTGAAGCATCACATACTCTCAATTTAGACACTCCCCTCACTTGTAAAAATGCATCTGCACATTCAGGCATTTTACACGTACCTACAGGATGCAATGCTGAAACAAACATTCCCCTCATCCACGCATCAAGTTCTTCATCCGTATCAATTTCTTTACCTGGTGCAACTTCATCAACAATTAAAGAACGTAGCTCTTCTCGAACATCATCACCAAAAAACATTTCTCGTAACATTCTAATTTGGTCTTTGAATAGTTTGGACACTTGTTCGAACTCTTTTGTAGGTATACCATCTTCAGTGTATGTCCATCCATAATCCAATTTTGGTTTGTCGAAAATGTTGGCTGTTATAGCATTAATTGAGCCTCGGAATTCTGGCCACTGATCGATAATACGAATTATTCCTTCGTTTAAATCTTCTGAATCAACGGTATCATCTTCATCTCCAGAGAAACCATATTCCTTTAAATCACTTTGACCAGTTGTTGGAGCGGTACACAGTGATCCTGTTACGTCAAAACGTTTGGAATTTCCTATCACATATATCTGAATGTCAGACATATTTTGCACCGGCCGAGTTAAATTTGATCTCAAATGCAAAATCCATGAAAAAGAACCATTAATACTGGATAATGTTCTTGtatcataaattttaccatcaaTATTTACTGTTGGTATTTTACTGTCTGGACCAGTGCAACATAAATCATCTGAATCAGGTGAGAGCTTGAGTATATATGGAACGGAGATATGATCCCATAAATGCTGTCCAACGTGTTGATTGTCAGCGACTAAATCAACTTTAATCTTCTTCAAAAGTTTTTTGGGACCAATACCACTAACCTGAAGCAAATGAGGGGTATCAAAAGACCCTCCTCCAACAATAACCTCTTTCTGGGCGTAGAATGTTAAAATTTTCTCACTATCTTCATTCAAACATAGGACCCCTATTGCCtttgtattttgaaacaaaattttcGTTACAGTTGTAGATGTAAAGACTTGAAGGTTATCTCGGTTCTGTCTTCGTTCATAATAACCAGAAAAACTGCTACCTCGAGCCGTCTGTGACGCTCGGTTATTCCGCGCCTCCGGTGTAGGAACAAAATTGTCTTTTCCAACTTTTTCCGTCCTCATTTTGAATTGTTGAAAAACACTACAGCTTATTCTATCTTCCAAATGACCGTTGTAGTTATGAGCATAACCACCCCATGGCATGCTGGTCTTTTGGCAAAGATATTTCATTTCCCTTGCAAATTTCTGGAATGCCTCCTCCATCTGTGTATTTACTTGCATTGCACCTCCTTTACCATGCCATTTCTTGCAATCTTCTTCTGATATCCCAGTAACATCTTTTGAGTcataataacaataatgatCCTCCATCTTCTTATAATAATGGGTCAAATTGTCATGTTTCCATCCATCTGGCCACAAATCAAGAACAGCAGGACTAGCTCTTCTATTTATAGCTCCATAAACGCGAGATGTTCCACCACGACCACGAAATCTTGGGATATATATATTTCGTCCGTCGTTgttagtatttttattattttccattGTCTTTAGAACAGGAGAAGTTATCCACATTGGATCATGAGGAGTAGTAAACTTGTAACTGTTGGTAAACCACCCATCCATTCTCGATTCCATAGGGCCACGTTCTAAAATGCAAACTTTCCAATATGGGACATCTGCTAATAAACTGCCCAGAGTTAAGCTGGCTGTTCCGGCCCCAATTATAACAAAATCACAAGTAATGGTGTCTGATTGAGTCTGATATGTGTTTCTAAAATAGAATAATATGAACcctaacaaaattatatatagataaatttcGATAAAAATTTGATGTCAGTTGATtcatataaatgattaattacATTGTCAATCGAAATAATGTAAAGATATAGATACCTCTGTTTTCTTGCTCTGTGACGGATATCATTTTTGAGttgatttaattttgaacctTATCTATGTTTTCGTTTTTTGCAAACTACTTAGTAAAAAATATCCACAAACTATACGACTAATTTTAACCCGTACTCCCGGGAACAAAACTAATTGAAACATAAGAATACATACTAGtaactgctatattttaaacaagtttAACAACTACTATAAGGTTCACATGTATAAATTTGAagggacaaaaaaaaacaataaaccacGGGGtctcttattttattttataccgcggtatcatatttttttcgaattgtCCTCCACTTAAAAAATCATGGTTTCgccatttcaaatatttatatatttgtgtgtgtttgtttgtgtgtgtgggtgtgttggtgtgtgtgtgtgtgtgtgtgtgtgtgtgtgtatgtgAGTGTGTGACAACTGTtctgaatacaaaatatacatgttttaacagAAATACCTGCAAAAGATGACTAGTACTAATAGAATACATTCAGGTATCAAGAATTTCAAACCAGCCATTttcctaaaaatagaaataatcttTCAACTAGGTCGATAGTGGTTTTTTATTAACctgttatgtctgttttgttcacacatcagTGAAAAATATAATGGATTTGATGCGACTGTAATACATGTGAGAGGTTTagagctaaaaaaaaaccaggttcaatccactattttctacatttgaaaatgcctgtccATTCGAtcgatgtgttttatcatttgattttgccatttgagtaGAGACTTTTCGTTTTTCTTTGTCCTCGGAATTCAGAattgttgtgattttactttttacatgtttgaaatgtgaaaaaaaactttcataaGAATATATAATCTCGTAATATGATTATCTTAAGCCATAACTAGACAAGAAtgatattatcttaaatatatacaaaaaataaactttaatgaaatcaaatgaAAAGCGTTGGATCTTATAAAAGGCTACACGTTTGTACTGACACGATCTGAAATTTCAGAAACATGAATATGACATGTATAACTAGAAAACAAAGTaatatttgttcaatatttaaataattatgacaaGTACCTGATAATTTGTAGACAAAAAAGAATGTGAACCCCCCCTCCAGATTTTCAGTcctgtttttataattatgtacatAAACATTGAATCACATTCCGGTTGTATGGGATGTACAAATCCGTTAAGAGATGCAAAAAACTTCAGTCGATGTACAATATTCATTATAGTTGTCAATATTATTTTCGGTgttaattcaaaaacaaatcatgtaaattttgaattaaattccTGAAAGTcattgtaaatgaaaatatcCATAACTTTCAATAGAGAGTATACGTAAAACtatgtttataattatacatataaagTGTAACTGTTACGGGCTTTATCAAACGGATAAATTTTCTGCGTCCGAAGGGCTTCTCTGGAGTAACCTTCATCTTGATTTAAACCTAGACATCTTAAACCAAGAATGTgtaagaaaaaacatatttccaATATTTCcaaatgaaagacaaaatcaATTGTTGAAAACTACCCTTCTTCAAACAATCCTTTAGCCTGCGAATACTTAACTTATTAACTCAAAATCTAATctacaaataaaaagtaaaaggacaaatatgaaatagtttttattattttctgggAGCCAGCTAAAGCCCACCTCCGAGTGCGGAATTATCTCACTCCGTTGAAGACTCATTTGTAGTCATTTGCTATTTTCCGCCTTTTGATctgtttgttgtttctttgaaaaaatcCCCTTTTCCATGTTTAATTCTACCTAAACCAAAACAATCCTCTGTGTCTATAGTATCGatatgtttatgatttttacatataactGTTTCTGATAGAAATGTTTGTGATCTCAAAGCATAAGTATTGAAACACTACGAATCGCTATTACTGTCAATATTTGATAAACAATCTTTATGAATATGCACTCATAATCTCTTATACGCGTTACTTCctatttaaatctaaaacaaccGTAAGTAATAAATATATGACAGGTGCTAATGCTCGAAAAAAGTAAATgctcaaaattttaaaacaatcttgtcaatttaaatgtcattattaatgtaaaaaagtaaaatttacttatttcaaaacaatattgataAACGCGAACACTGCAAAACACACACGAATAATTCCATGCATTAATAAGTTTGTTCTACCTGTGCTAACCTTGCTTGTTTGCGCTCTCATTTACTATATTCTTccgattttatttaaattatttatacgTACTAGTCATCGATGATTATTCGTACTCCCTTTTTAAATTGCATAACGTCGTATCGAATACGAATTGTATATCACGACGACACTGAATAACGCAATACGGGATAGTGCTGTGTTTTAAGGGCATAtaatacagttacaggggaggtaacgacgttgctaacgtaaattgttattttcgcgacgtcaaactatgaCTTATCGGGAAAAGATACAGTTTTCGActgttttttatcattcaaacttatcttacttgaaaacgagttcatggacccgtcttttttttaaatgccattCGGTTTGATTACGCGAGAAGATTATGTGTGCCAATACTCATgaaaacgtaaatagtgcaacttttttaaatttgataaatatacagcaaaaaattctgttttatattttacatttatgaatatttgacaaatatgagttatttctgaataaaacatttataaatttttcggATACATATAAcatacagaaattacaaattatttaacaaaaaacaatttgtgtttatcttttaaaacaaaaaagttatgtctttctttcgaaagggGAAATAAGgccacaaatccgaatttttaccaaatatacaaaatttcgaccttattttactcaaaaagtagcatatgaaggtatattttttattacatatttaatttaatcaggtaaaaaatagtctatatggaagtttttatcaaaatgaaaatacgggatcaaaactgtacCGTATGCCCTTTTAAAAGACAAACTAACGCATGATTACATACAATTTAATCCATCGTATTTGTACGACCAGGtaattaagtttttatttttttttaaattgtaaacatatttcataaaaaatcacCTTTTTCATAAACACTTAGTTGACCAGGGAAGCGACTAAGGGGGTCTCGATTTTTACAGTCTCATTTGTCGggataaatcaaatgagaaaaaaaacctccaattataaattattaacatctatctTTATAAATAGCACCTGTCCTTGTACAAAGTAATTACTATCgatctttatatttatacctCACATCATATATAGTTATATGAATAAAGTATTCATTCTATCTGTACTTTTTCTAACAAGAGCAACCTGTATTTATTACGCAGTTTCAAATTGTATAGCACACCAAGCTGTTcatttg
This Mytilus trossulus isolate FHL-02 chromosome 14, PNRI_Mtr1.1.1.hap1, whole genome shotgun sequence DNA region includes the following protein-coding sequences:
- the LOC134696352 gene encoding uncharacterized protein LOC134696352, translated to MESRMDGWFTNSYKFTTPHDPMWITSPVLKTMENNKNTNNDGRNIYIPRFRGRGGTSRVYGAINRRASPAVLDLWPDGWKHDNLTHYYKKMEDHYCYYDSKDVTGISEEDCKKWHGKGGAMQVNTQMEEAFQKFAREMKYLCQKTSMPWGGYAHNYNGHLEDRISCSVFQQFKMRTEKVGKDNFVPTPEARNNRASQTARGSSFSGYYERRQNRDNLQVFTSTTVTKILFQNTKAIGVLCLNEDSEKILTFYAQKEVIVGGGSFDTPHLLQVSGIGPKKLLKKIKVDLVADNQHVGQHLWDHISVPYILKLSPDSDDLCCTGPDSKIPTVNIDGKIYDTRTLSSINGSFSWILHLRSNLTRPVQNMSDIQIYVIGNSKRFDVTGSLCTAPTTGQSDLKEYGFSGDEDDTVDSEDLNEGIIRIIDQWPEFRGSINAITANIFDKPKLDYGWTYTEDGIPTKEFEQVSKLFKDQIRMLREMFFGDDVREELRSLIVDEVAPGKEIDTDEELDAWMRGMFVSALHPVGTCKMPECADAFLQVRGVSKLRVCDASAFATQTDGNPAATLYALGEKLADMLKFQYLKYVKVAIRQDLSIQVESTKLDDPDISAVQSYTTCKDTKVLSEWISTGKSTSAIIYRWSLVCNDYSNVRDIADKVIEVTLNLNIDYNKCSTEGFPKFNREETPSINVESEPNHKESSYVFIVWCRAFENVNPNDLWKSVGYYNGDKGNNPGSKKCFKLNCEEEICSILKYMNNDARELIFSEPELNLPLKNYVSTKKIVSTNYGKSSFYVRTGSLKSNPGIDWYHELAGYLLEDVYSADGTRRSRQYPPLNRLSGWWTEKTDGLLYYESKGLKSSLNLAAFDLDGTLITTKSGNDFPIDKNDWELKFPEITDRLFKNRIEGINNVIMSNQKEIGLGLQNKEEWMTKIENIISKIGVPMYALAATQDNKYRKPDVGMWEYYRRSLNQFSSIEKFDAVYVGDANGQEGSPDSDKMFANNVGIKFNNPEEYFLPSYQKYHDDL